Sequence from the Streptomyces sp. NBC_00440 genome:
CCAACCACGGACGGCTGGGAGCCGTTCCACCCGGTTCACTGAGGATGGTTGGCTCCCAGCTCCGGCCGGTTGAAGGCCAGGGCTGGGAGCGTGATCAGCCGGTCAGGGCTTCTTCATCTCACAGATGAGGTCGGCCTTGGATGTATCGCATGCCTTGAAGCAAGAGTCGCCGATGCAAGGCAACCCACGGGCGGGGGCGTACCCGTCAGACGGCGCTGTCGCCTCGGTCTCCTGAGAGGGCGTGCCGGCGCAGCAGGAGAATGCCGGAGTGTTTCACAGTGTCTCGGGGCACTGGGATTGTTTCTTCTTTGCGTAGGGTTTGAGGTATGAGCCCAGAGCATATAGAGCGGACGACCGCCGCCTGGCAGCAGTTGATCGAATGGCTTCGCGTGCATGCCCCAACCTCGCACGCTTCGATTCTGCCCCCGGCCACCGAGGCCGAGATAGAGGAAGCGGAAGGCCGCCTCAGGCAATACTGCGGGTACGGCTTTCCACCCGAGCTGGTCGCCCTCTGGGCGATGGCCGGCGGGGTCCAGCAGCTCGACATCGACGAGTGCGACGAAGAGGGCGAGGTGGACACCGGGCGGTTCCTGCCCCACGGACTGCTGCTCACCCCTGCTCAGTCGATCCGGCCGCGGCTTGCAGGCTTCGACCGCCAGGGCAAGGACTCCTGGGGAAGCGCGCACTGGGCGGCCCCCTTCGGCAACTACCCCGAAGCAACCGACACCGGCCTGTACCTGTCGGCCGCCGGGCTCGGTAAGTGGAGGAGCTACGAAGGCTTGTTCATGGATGAACCGCTGTATCCGTCCATCGCCGCGTACCTGGAAGCAGTCAACCGAACGCTCGACGAGGGACCGGACAAGGTGAGGGGTTTTCAGGTGCCGGGCATCGTGTACGGGTGCCTCATCTGGGATGATCCGCAGGATCCCAGGCTGGACGAGACGTTCGCTGACTGGCGGCCCGTGCACTGAACAGATGGGGTCCCACTCCACCCTGCTGGTGGAGTGGGACCCGGTCAGCCGAGCGGCAGTCGCTCTACGGCTTCTTCATGGTGCAGACCAGTTCGGCCTTGGAGGTGTCACATTCCTTGAACCAGGCGTTGCCCGGATCCAGGAAATAGCCTTCCTGATCCAAAATCCGCATCTTGCTCGCGAAGTCGCCGAACGGTCGCATGGAGCCCTGGTTGACGTCACCGGACATCGACGAGCGGCCACAGTTCTCGGTGAACGTCGGAGCGTCGTAGCGGGTGTCGTCGAGGAAGTGGGTCGTTCCGTCGTCCGCGACGGCGGAAACGGTCTGCATGCAGTCGGCGCCGCCACCCGGGGCCTCGTTCCGGCCGCCGTCGGTCTTCTTCATACCGGCGGACTGATACGTCGAGGCAAACGGGAACTCGTCACAGTTGACCTCGTCCAAGTGCGGCGGGTCGTGGTGCAGGGCCGTCTTCGGGTGAGGCAGGAACGTCCTGCCCGGAACCCACCCAGTGCTTCCCGACTTCGGGCCCCGGTAGCGGGTGCACATCCTGTCGCGGCTCTTGTCAGAGTCGTAGCCCTCCTTGTTCCGGCTCGGCGGCGGCAGGTACGAAAGCGGGCCCTGCCCCTCCCAGCTCTGGCCGAGCCCCTTGACCTTCGACTTGTTCTGGATCAGCCAGGCGTGCGCGGCAGCCTCAGGATAGGCGGCGGTGTTGAACTTGTATGTCGGCATGTACTCCGACAGGACGCAGCCCGGGACGCCGTAGGAAGCGACCTTGTCGCACTTGACGAGCAGGAACGGAGACTGAAAGTCCCCCGGGTCCAGCCATTCACCCTTTTCGCCGTTCACGCCGGTCGGGGGCTCCGTTTCTGTCAGAACCTTGCCGGTGAAGGAGATCAGCATGCCCGTGGACTGGTCGGCGTCGGTCGTGCCTGAAGCGTTGTCCACCTGGCCGTTCCACTTGTAGTCGGACGTGCCGGTGGCCATGTGGGTGTCGACCGGACTGGCGCCGCCGCCTCCCTTCCAGCTGAGGTCGCCGAAGAAGTCGAAGCTCTTCCGCTGACTGTCACAACCGGCACCCACGCACTTGGAGTCGAACGAGGCATTCGGGTTGCCGTCGCCCATCACGACCGCGCGCTCATCGCCCGGGAAGTCGTTGTAGACCGGGTTGATCTCCACCCACGTCTTGATGGCGCCACCGTGGACGTCAGTCTTGACCTGGAAGGCGACCTCCCAGTTCGCCCGGTACTTCGTGGGCGGGAAACCATCTTGCAGCTTGGCCTCCATGGTGAGCTGAAGGTCGAAGAACACGCAGGCTTCGGTACGGGTCATCAGCGACTTCTGGGCCTCACCGGACAGGGTGGGCTGGCACCAGGCATCCGTGACGACCGGGTCCGGGCGCGAACCGGCACGGATGTTGCGCTCTTTCGCGGCCTTCTTGGTGAACTCCTTGGAGGCATGGCCCTTCGGGGTGACAGTGACCCGGATGCCATCGCCGGTCTTGAAGACGCGAGCCTGGCTGCCCTGCTTCCACTGGCCCAGCGCAGGCTGTGGAGGATCGGTCGGGTCCGGTTGCGGCGAGCTGAAGTCATTGTCCGGGAGCTTGATGTCGATCTTCTGCTTGCGGTTGTAGTCGCGGTTGCCTGCGGTGAAGCCGTAGTCGCGGATCGGGCCGACGTTGTCGGCGCGGTCCACGGACCGGGTCTGCACCGTGTGGTTGCCGTCCTCGGCAGGGGTGACGCTGTAGGAGGCCGTTGCCTCCGCTGCTATGGCCGCCTTGGGCAGGCTGGTGGCCACGGTCGACCAGTTGGCGTCTGCGGCGTCGTCCTCGTACGGGTCGCTGCGGTACTGCACGTCACGTGCGTCGGAAACGCCGGTGTTGACGTCGAAGGTGCCCGTGATGCCTTTGCCGCCGCCGCCCCAGTTCTCTGGATATGTCGCCGAGGCGATGGACGTCGGTGCACCCGGCGCGGTGGTGTCGACGACGAACTCGCGCCAGGGGGACCAGTTCAGGTTGTAGTGGGTGCCGTCGTAGGAGTTGGTGCGGAACTTGTAGGTCTTGCCGTTCACGAGTTGTCCGGCGGGGACCTTCACCGAGGCCCAGGAACCGGGGGCGACATCGGCGGAGACGATCGCGCCGTCACCCGCTGGGGTGGTGATGGGCTTGTTCGTCGCAGCGTCGTAGACCTGGAAGGTGCCGTTGACCTTGTCGCCGTCGGCATCGGGGAACTTGTCGCGCAGAGTAGGGGTGGTCGAGTTGACCGCCCATACCCCGGCGTAGGACTTGAACGGGGCGCCGGCCTGCTGGTCGGTGCCGTCGCCCGGACGGTAGTTGTAGTTGACCGTCAGCTTGGGCTGGTTAGCCGTGGCGTTACGCGAGTTGACGCGCTTCCATCCCTTGGCGTCGTCGCTCGCGGCGCGGACGCCCATGTATCCGCTGGTGGCTTTCTGCGACGCCCAGACCTTCGCCAGGTCGGTCACATCTGCCTTGATCCAGCCGCCGGCCGTGCCGGTACAGCCGGCCGGGTAGCCGGCGGTCTGGGTGGAGGAGCCGTACTGCTGAAGCCACGCGGGCTGCTTCGTCCAGCGTGAGGCCCCGGAACCCGCTCCGGTGTTCCACACTGTCCAGCCCTGGGCCTTGCAGTCGGTGGCGCCGGAGTGGAAGTTGTACAGCTGAACGCTGGCGGAGGAGACAAGCGCGTCGGCGAACCCCGCGGTGTTCCACGTCATGAGCGTGCGCGCGGTGCGTGGAGTGCCGTCGGCGTTGATGGTGCCGGGGTTACCGAAGTCGAGTTCGGTCTCGCCGCCGAGGTCGGTGGTCTCGCCCTGCTGCACGTAGGTGTCGAAGGTGTTGCCGAGCGCGGAGGTCGACGGGTCCACGGTGACCGGGTACGTGGTGTCGGGGTCGGCGAGGAATGCGGCGTCCGGGGTGACCTGGAGGTCGATGTTCCCGCCACCGTTGTCAGTGACCTTCATACCGACCCGGGCGCGGTTCTCGTGCTTGCCCGAGACCTTGTCCACGCTCGCGTCCCACATCACGGGGGCGGGCATGGTGGCCCTCCGCACGCCGGTATCGGCGTCGGTGAACAGGACCGAACCGTCCTTCTGCGCCGTCGCCTTGAGCCCCTTGGCCTTCAGCGGCAGCGTGTAGGTGTAGTCGCCGGCCGTCGGTTTGGCGTCGAGTTTCACGAACTGCTCGAAGCCGGTGCGGGTGGCCCTCACGATCACATCGGCGCCGGGCACGGCATTCTTGTACGTGGCGGTCGTGCCGTCCAGGACGGGCTTGGGCAGACCGCCCTTCCACTGCAACGTCACCCGCTCGTCACCCGTACCGAGGGTGACCAGGTCACGGCCTGCGTCGCCCTGCGCGGCCCTGAGCGACCTGGACGGGGTGCCGCCGCCGGGAGCGAGGGTCAGGCCCTCGGGGTGCGCCTTGGCCTGCACGCCACCGTCGGCGGTGGTCGTCAAGGTGGCGTCGACGTCAACCCACTTGCCGTCGCGTTCCATGCGCTCGGGCCCGGTGGTGACCTCGGAGGTCAGGGTGCCGTCGGGGTTGGCGTAGGTGAGGTTGGTGGGCGTGGTCTCATCCGGGGCGAGAGTCTTCTGCCCCGTCTTCTTCGCCTCGGCGAGCGCCCAGGCGATACCGCCCCTACTGTGCTTCTGCGCCCAGGCCAGGTCGGCCTCACGGATCTCGGCCGCGGACGGCTGCTCGGCCTGCGGGTGGCTTCCGACCACCGCGGCGGGTTTGGGCTCGGCGGCTGCCGTCCGACCCGTGGCCAGGGTGAGGTCGGCGGCCAGCAGTAACACCGCCATTGCGGCAGCGTGGGTTCTTCGTCGCCTGGATCGCGCCGGGCGTCCAGGAATGTGCGTACTCAACTCGTGTGTCCCTTCCGTGTCGCCCGTTGCGAGCGATCACCCAGGGACTGTAAACGTCGGGTAAAGCCTCTGGGGGAGGGTGAAGTTGGGCGCTGGTGAGACATGAGTCATGGTTGCTTGGGCCACTCTCCGAAGCCCGCCCCTGGCACCTGTCGTGTTCTATGGAGTCACCAGGCTGGGCGTTTGCTGTGTCATGCGACGGGTATCTCTAGCGCCCTCTGCCGGCCAGAGACTCACATCAGCCTCGTATCCCCGAAAGTAATGGCAAAGTCTGACTCGTCAGGCTTTCAAGCCTGAGTACTTACACCGCCGACTTTGCCTGGCCTACCCGCTGGTGGATCGCCGGCACCGACGGCAAGGGTCGCCGCGGGCATCGACCCGGTACGAGCGGGCCTCGGGGCGAGGAGGCTGCGCGGGAGCGGGAGAGGTCGGAGAGTGCCGGCCACGAGCAGGGGTGACGAGTGGTGAAGCAGGAGGCCGCGGCTCTGCGAGACCCGGTCTGGGTAAGCGTCTGAAGGATCCGGTCGGCGAGCCCGTACTGCATGACCATGCGCTGTTGGTTTCTCCGAGGACCGGGTCGATTCCTCCCGCTGGTATTCAGGGCCGATTCAAGTCTCCACCGGTACGGTGACCGGCGTGAAGGACGACATACGAAGCGCGCAGGCGATTGAGGAGAGGCAGGTTGCTGACGCGTGGCTGCGC
This genomic interval carries:
- a CDS encoding DNRLRE domain-containing protein, whose protein sequence is MAVLLLAADLTLATGRTAAAEPKPAAVVGSHPQAEQPSAAEIREADLAWAQKHSRGGIAWALAEAKKTGQKTLAPDETTPTNLTYANPDGTLTSEVTTGPERMERDGKWVDVDATLTTTADGGVQAKAHPEGLTLAPGGGTPSRSLRAAQGDAGRDLVTLGTGDERVTLQWKGGLPKPVLDGTTATYKNAVPGADVIVRATRTGFEQFVKLDAKPTAGDYTYTLPLKAKGLKATAQKDGSVLFTDADTGVRRATMPAPVMWDASVDKVSGKHENRARVGMKVTDNGGGNIDLQVTPDAAFLADPDTTYPVTVDPSTSALGNTFDTYVQQGETTDLGGETELDFGNPGTINADGTPRTARTLMTWNTAGFADALVSSASVQLYNFHSGATDCKAQGWTVWNTGAGSGASRWTKQPAWLQQYGSSTQTAGYPAGCTGTAGGWIKADVTDLAKVWASQKATSGYMGVRAASDDAKGWKRVNSRNATANQPKLTVNYNYRPGDGTDQQAGAPFKSYAGVWAVNSTTPTLRDKFPDADGDKVNGTFQVYDAATNKPITTPAGDGAIVSADVAPGSWASVKVPAGQLVNGKTYKFRTNSYDGTHYNLNWSPWREFVVDTTAPGAPTSIASATYPENWGGGGKGITGTFDVNTGVSDARDVQYRSDPYEDDAADANWSTVATSLPKAAIAAEATASYSVTPAEDGNHTVQTRSVDRADNVGPIRDYGFTAGNRDYNRKQKIDIKLPDNDFSSPQPDPTDPPQPALGQWKQGSQARVFKTGDGIRVTVTPKGHASKEFTKKAAKERNIRAGSRPDPVVTDAWCQPTLSGEAQKSLMTRTEACVFFDLQLTMEAKLQDGFPPTKYRANWEVAFQVKTDVHGGAIKTWVEINPVYNDFPGDERAVVMGDGNPNASFDSKCVGAGCDSQRKSFDFFGDLSWKGGGGASPVDTHMATGTSDYKWNGQVDNASGTTDADQSTGMLISFTGKVLTETEPPTGVNGEKGEWLDPGDFQSPFLLVKCDKVASYGVPGCVLSEYMPTYKFNTAAYPEAAAHAWLIQNKSKVKGLGQSWEGQGPLSYLPPPSRNKEGYDSDKSRDRMCTRYRGPKSGSTGWVPGRTFLPHPKTALHHDPPHLDEVNCDEFPFASTYQSAGMKKTDGGRNEAPGGGADCMQTVSAVADDGTTHFLDDTRYDAPTFTENCGRSSMSGDVNQGSMRPFGDFASKMRILDQEGYFLDPGNAWFKECDTSKAELVCTMKKP